The Malus domestica chromosome 10, GDT2T_hap1 genome contains a region encoding:
- the LOC139188645 gene encoding uncharacterized protein gives MNSNFGSSSNSNWGSESNSELEEKWAQMRREDEECDEEDEAWRNTQYVVAMAMSMSDGLMNNYFNPNSVYIEEDFRCRFRMMHHVFERLLHDVQQVNPYFQQKLDRVGRPGFSPHQKVTIALRMIGYASPADAMNDTYGISESTCLDSFARFYDIIVHLYKEEYLREPNQENLDRLLHKVEDHGFLGMIGSIDLCIGIGRTVPQDGKEALVDDRESQLLC, from the exons atgaattccaactttggatcttcTTCGAATTCCAACTGGGGGTCCGAATCCAATTctgaattggaagaaaaatgggcgcaaatgagacgagaagatgaggagtgtgatgaagaagatgaagcatggcGCAACACACAATATGTGGTGGCCATGGCTATGTccatg AGCGATGGTCTtatgaacaactacttcaaccctAACTCGGTGTACATAGAAGAGGATTTCAGATGTCGCTTTCGGATGATGCATCATGTGTTCGAGCGTTTACTTCATGATGTCCAGcaggtcaatccatactttcAACAAAAGTTAGATAGAGTAGGCCGTcctggtttctcacctcatcagaaggttactATTGCACTCCGAATGATAGGCTATGCCTCCCCAGCTGATGCGATGAATGATACATACGGTATAtctgagtctacatgccttgatTCTTTTGCTAGATTCTATGACATAATTGTTCATCTTTACAAAGAGGAGTACCTTCGTgagccaaatcaagaaaatcTGGATCGGCTCCTTCACAAAGTTGAAGACCATGGTTTTCTAGGCATGATAGGGTCAATAGACTTATGCATTGGAattggaagaactgtcccacAAGATGGCAAAGAGGCTTTAGTGGATGATCGAGAAAGCCAACTATTGTGTTAG